CGTCTTGTTTGAGCTCCCAGCCATGAGTAAGCATGTCAGGGTGCACGCAACTCACGCTGATGAGGTTTTCTAGTTGTTTTAGTTGAATGAAGATCAGCGCGCGGTGGGCCCATGGGCAAGCAAGCGAGACGTACAAATGGTAACGTCCAGCGTGTGCAGGGAAGTGGCTTGGGTTGTTCGGGTCGCATTGGTTGGTTGGGTAAATCCAGTGTCTGAATTCGGATTCACTGCGAATAAATTTGCCTTTACTGGCTTTGGTGTCATACCACTGGTCGACCCATTGGCCTTCTACGAGTAACCCCATTGTAGCGTGTCCTGTTGGTTAAGATGGGTTCTATTATTCATTAAAACGACAGACTTTCGGGGCGCTTTATTGGTCGTATTTGATCGAATGATCCGATCAATAATGATGTTAGTAGGAAAATGGCCACAAAAGTAAAAAACTTGTTCAATCGGTCAGTTTTTTACTTTTGCCTATTGTACTAGCAAAACACCTGTTTATAATCATGCTATTGACAGAACATTGCGGTGTATGACACGTTTTTGTCGTCGCTCAATTACGGTGCCAACGTGGTGTAACAGTTCGCTTTTATGGTGAATGCCTATAGCCATAAAAGTCTCTGTTACGAGGGGGAATGGGGAGCTTTTAGCTCCCCTTTTTTATGGGTTTGTCACGTCAGATCGGGCGTTGGACTGAGCATTGAATGTCTGATTGAACTTACCGGTGAATTTATCATTCACCCACAACGCAAGTAAGATAATTCCTCCTCCGATGCTTAAACGCAGAATGTCGGCATCACGGTTCCAAAAAACCACATTGACAATAATGCCCGCTGGAATGAGTAAGTTGTTGGCCACAGCTAGGGTGCCAATGTTGACCATGGTGGCGCCTTTGTTCCAAGCAAAATAGCCAATGCCTGACGCGACTATGCCCAAGTACGTCAAAATCGACCATTGCAATGTTGTGGTGGGGAGTTTGTCTGGGTTTCCAAGCAGAATATAGCAGGGTATGACCACGGCCAATGCCCCCAAGAAAAACCAGCCAAAGACGGTGCGCTGAGGAAGGTCAGGGCGCTCTTTGGCGATTAAGCGTTTGTAGCCTACCTGCCCGGCTGCAAAGCAAAGATTGGCGCATTGTACGATAATCAGCCCTTTAATAAAGCCTTCATCAATCCCTTGGTAACGAATAGCCACTGCGCCTAAAATCGCAATCAGTGCACTGAAAGCAAAGCCGATATTGAGGCGACGGTCCAGCATGTCATTAATGAGCGTAACGTAGAGGGGCGTCATCACCGTAAACAAGAGCACTTCAGGCACAGACAAATACAGGAACGACTGGTAGTAAAATCCATACATTATGCCCAGTTGTAAGGCACCACATACCATCAATTTTAAAGCGATATTGGCTTCAATCTGACGCAACTTCAGAAACGGTAAGAAAATTACCGTCGCCAAGGCGACACGCATAAGAACAGAAAACCAAGCGTCCACTTGGCCGGCGAGATACACGCCGATTAAGCTAAATGAAAACGCCCACAAGAGAGTGACGGCAATGAGTATTGGCATGTTTTGTAGTCCTGAAAATAATTTCGCCGAGTGTACCGATTTCTGAGATGCGGGTAAAACAGTTTACTTGATTTGTATGACGGGTTTACGGGTGGTTTTTTTGTTCTTTTTAAGGCCGTTTTTGCGTGTGTTCTGGTTGAACTAGCGTACTAAGGCAACGGATTTGATCTGCGCCACCACGGATTGGCCTTTTTTTAGCGATAAGCGATGTGCCGACAAAGCGGTAATGCGCGCCAATACGGGGGTGTGACCAACGAGCAAACGCACCATTACTTTACTCGGGTCCTGCGGGTCATTTTCAATGTCATCGATGTGTGCGGATAAGCGATTAAGAACGCTGGAATCTACCGGTTCGCTCAGCGATATAGTGACGTCTCGGGATGGAATGCGAACACGGACGGCGTCGCCTATTTTTTCTTTCCCTTGCTTGAATGCGAGAGTTTGCTTATTTGGATTTTGATCTTGATCTGCAATGCTAAGCCAAGACAGCCCCCAGCGATCCTCTTGGCGCACAATGGTACCAGACACCACAACGCTGGCCCCCTGATGCCGAGAAAAAGAGGTGCCCAGTTTCCCCAGCAAGGTGTGGGTATCCCCTTGTTCGACGGCGCGACCTTTTTCCAGTAGTACCATGTGGTCGGCCAAACGAATCACTTCTTCCAGTGAATGGCTAACGTACAGAATAGGAATTCGGGCAGATTGGCACAGCTGTTCTAAGTACGGCAGGATGTCTTGTTTGATGGTCTCATCGAGGGCGGATAGGGGTTCGTCCATTAACAGTAATTTAGGTTGTATTAACATGGCCCTTGCCATGGCTACCCGTTGGCGTTCGCCGCCAGAAAGTTGGTCTGGATAATGGGATAAAACGGCTTTTATATTGAGCAGTTGGACGATTTCGTTGTACGAAACAACCGACTGAAAGGGATCGGCTCGTTTTATCGCAAACTGTATGTTTTCGCCAGCCGTTAGATGCGGGAATAGATTGGCATCTTGGAAAACGTAGCCGATGGGGCGCTTGTGTGCAGGCCGGAAATACCCTGGTTGTTGCCAAATTTCACCATTTAAACTGAGGGTGTTTTCTGTGTTGTTTCTGTTGTTTTTTTCTAGTCCGGCTAGACAGCGTAACAAGGTGGTTTTGCCTGAGCCGGAGGGTCCAAATAAAGCGGTGACACCGGAATTTGGCAAGGCTAAATCCAGATCAAGAGAGAAACTCCCTTGTTCGTTGTGGTGTTGAGCCACTTTAATGATCAGCGTATTGTTTTTTATAGATGACATTAAAATACATCGCTGGTTTTAGAGTGGCGGGGGCGTCGTTTTTGAGCTCGATACAAAAGCGTCAGTACCACAAAGGCAAAGGCGATCATTAAGATCGACAATGTGTGAGCGTGTCCGTATTCAAGGGCTTCAACGTGATCGTATATTTGCACCGAAATAACACGAGTTTCATTAGGAATGTTCCCGCCAATCATGAGCACAACACCAAATTCGCCAACCGTATGAGCAAAGCCCAGCACCGCGGCGCTGAGATAGCCGGGTTTTGCCAGTGGCAGCACCACATTAACAAAGGTGTCCAACGGCGAAGCGCGAAGTGTCGCAGCGGCGTCCAATGGGGATTCTCCTACAGCAATAAAAGCGTTCTGGATGGGTTGTACCACAAAGGGTAAAGAATGCAGCATGGACGCCACAACCAAACCAGAAAAGCTGAACGGCAACGGCGTGATACCTAAAGACTCAAGCCATTGCCCCATGGCGCCTTGCGGTCCAAGGAAGATCAATAAATAAAACCCCAATACTGTGGGTGGCAGTATTAAGGGCATGGCCACAATGGCATTTATTGGGCCTTTTAACCATGACTGGGTTCGAGCTAACCACCAGGCGATGGGCGTGCCGATGATCATTAACAATACGGTCACTATGGTGGCGAGCTTTAAGGTCAGCCAGATAGCGTCCAGGTCTTCTGAACTGAGTGACACGGTATTTCCTCCTATTCTGCGTAACCCATGTTAATGATCTGAGCCTGTGTGTCTGCACGCATCAAAAATGTCATAAACGTGGCGGCTAAGGCTTTGTTTTCTGATCTCGATAGTATTACGCCCCCTTGGTTGATGGGGCGGTACAGTTTAGTAGGGATATCTTTGGTATACCCTGTGATGCGGCCTGAGCGCACTTGCGAGAGCGCGACAAACCCAAGGTCGGCATTTTGTGAGTAAACAAATTGGTAGGTCTGGCTGATGTTTTCACCCTGAACCCGTTTGGATTCCGTACTGTCCCACCGTGTTAAGTGTTTCAATACGTCTTCAGCGGCTTTGCCATAAGGCGCCAAAGTAGGGTTGGCAATGGCGATACGATTGGCGTTGACGACGGCGGCTTCAAGTGTCAGTGCGTTTATCGGCTTTACTGACCAAAGCACCAGCTTGCCTTTGGCGTAAATAGTCAGGCTGTCAGGAAGGGCTAATTGTTCCTTACTGAGCGCGCGTGGCTTGACCAGATCGGCCGACAAAAAAACATCGAATGGGGCGTTGTTTTTGATTTGCGCATAAAACTTCCCAGAGGAGCCAAAGGACAGTCGAAGTGAGTGCCCAGTTTCTTGTTTAAACTGCGTCGCAATTTTTTTAATAGGGGCAATGAAGTTAGATGCGACAGCGATACTTAACTCCCCCGCAACTGACCGGGATGGCATCACAATGAGCAGTGTCGTGAGCAAAAACACGCTCAAAGCCCTCCCCATGGCATTAACAAAACGGTAAGACTTCACGGCTTCGCTCTTGATGAATTGTCTGAGTGGTTGGGTGACTAGGCAATTAATAAATAACAATTGCCTTGTTCAATGCCCACTGTGGCTTTTTTTAGATGGCTGCCTTGGCATGGACCGGTAATGCAAGTGCCGTCCAACGGTGAGAAAAGTGCGCCATGATGATGGCACTTTAGATAATCTTCGTCGTCGTCTAATACCGAGTCAGACGCTCCATGAAGGGGCTTTTTTTGATGCGGGCATAGGTTTTCGTAGGCAATAATTTTGCCTTGCTGCTTGGTCACAACAAAGCGGTATTTTTCTACTTCGATATTAAGCGCCTTGCCTTCAGGAAGATTTTGCGCATTAGGGATTAGATGCTTATTAAACACGTGATTACCGCACTTTTTTATAATAAATGTTTTGAAATCATAGTCGACTGGCACCACAAAAAAAGCGCAACAAATCGACTACATAAAACGCTTGTAATCAACGCACTCTAAAGTGCGATGAGTGATGAGTCAATATGTAAGAATTGTGTTAGTTTTTAACGGGCGTTGCTTGCGTGCAGTAAGCTCCCTATACTTGACGCATATGGCTAAGAAAACTCCTGCAAAATCCTCACGTAAGTCCTCGAAAAAATCGAAACGACGCGCCAAACCTTCTTTTTTGAAGAGGCTATGTCTTGCCTGTTTAAAATGGCTGTTTATTGTTGGTCTGTTGGCCAGTTTGCCTTTTTCCCTCTGGGTTTGGTGGCTCAATGGTCAGGTGGTTGCCCGATTTGAAGGGCAAAAATGGCAAGTCCCCTCCGAGGTGTACAGCGCACCGATTGTGCTTACCAATGGCGCTCCGTGGAAAAAGCAAGATTTAGAGGCGCTATTAGAAGAAACGGGCTATCGCTTTGGTCGAAATAGCCAAAATGTCGGTTGGGCAGCACGAAGCAGTACAAAGGTAAGTGCTCACTTACGTTCATATGTTGATCAGTCTGGCTTCCACGACAGTCAAAGGCGCATTTTTTCGTTTCAAAGCGGTCACTTGGTTATTCAGACCTTAAGTGGGGACGAGGTCACAGAAGCGAGAATAGAGCCTCAACGTATTGGCTACTTGTATGGGGGTAATACAGAAAGTCGCCAAATATTGACGTATGAAGAGATCCCCAAGCCGCTAATTGACATTCTTATTGCGGTGGAAGATCAAGATTTTTACCAACATTGGGGGATTTCACTGACGGGCATGGCTCGAGCTGTGGTTGTTAATCTGACTCAAGGTGCGAGACGTCAAGGTGGGTCTACCCTGACGCAGCAGTTAGTTAAAAATATGTATTTAAGTTCTGAGCGGACTTACACGCGCAAACTCACGGAAGTGGTGATGAGTGTGTTGCTTGAATACCATTATTCAAAGGCGTCGATTATTACGGCGTACATGAACGAGGTGTATCTGGCGCAATTGGGCAACAGCGCGCTGCATGGTTTTGCTGCAGCGAGTGAGCATTTTTTTGGTCGCCCTTTAAACGAATTAAATATTGATGAAATGGCGTTATTAGTGGGCATGGTTAAAGGTCCTTCTCTTTATAACCCAGAACGCTCGCCAGTGCGTGCCAAAGACCGGCGTGACACGGTACTTGGAGTACTAAAGAGCCAGGGGCGT
The sequence above is a segment of the Marinomonas sp. IMCC 4694 genome. Coding sequences within it:
- a CDS encoding carboxylate/amino acid/amine transporter, with translation MPILIAVTLLWAFSFSLIGVYLAGQVDAWFSVLMRVALATVIFLPFLKLRQIEANIALKLMVCGALQLGIMYGFYYQSFLYLSVPEVLLFTVMTPLYVTLINDMLDRRLNIGFAFSALIAILGAVAIRYQGIDEGFIKGLIIVQCANLCFAAGQVGYKRLIAKERPDLPQRTVFGWFFLGALAVVIPCYILLGNPDKLPTTTLQWSILTYLGIVASGIGYFAWNKGATMVNIGTLAVANNLLIPAGIIVNVVFWNRDADILRLSIGGGIILLALWVNDKFTGKFNQTFNAQSNARSDVTNP
- the modC gene encoding molybdenum ABC transporter ATP-binding protein — translated: MSSIKNNTLIIKVAQHHNEQGSFSLDLDLALPNSGVTALFGPSGSGKTTLLRCLAGLEKNNRNNTENTLSLNGEIWQQPGYFRPAHKRPIGYVFQDANLFPHLTAGENIQFAIKRADPFQSVVSYNEIVQLLNIKAVLSHYPDQLSGGERQRVAMARAMLIQPKLLLMDEPLSALDETIKQDILPYLEQLCQSARIPILYVSHSLEEVIRLADHMVLLEKGRAVEQGDTHTLLGKLGTSFSRHQGASVVVSGTIVRQEDRWGLSWLSIADQDQNPNKQTLAFKQGKEKIGDAVRVRIPSRDVTISLSEPVDSSVLNRLSAHIDDIENDPQDPSKVMVRLLVGHTPVLARITALSAHRLSLKKGQSVVAQIKSVALVR
- the modB gene encoding molybdate ABC transporter permease subunit, which encodes MSLSSEDLDAIWLTLKLATIVTVLLMIIGTPIAWWLARTQSWLKGPINAIVAMPLILPPTVLGFYLLIFLGPQGAMGQWLESLGITPLPFSFSGLVVASMLHSLPFVVQPIQNAFIAVGESPLDAAATLRASPLDTFVNVVLPLAKPGYLSAAVLGFAHTVGEFGVVLMIGGNIPNETRVISVQIYDHVEALEYGHAHTLSILMIAFAFVVLTLLYRAQKRRPRHSKTSDVF
- the modA gene encoding molybdate ABC transporter substrate-binding protein, which gives rise to MKSYRFVNAMGRALSVFLLTTLLIVMPSRSVAGELSIAVASNFIAPIKKIATQFKQETGHSLRLSFGSSGKFYAQIKNNAPFDVFLSADLVKPRALSKEQLALPDSLTIYAKGKLVLWSVKPINALTLEAAVVNANRIAIANPTLAPYGKAAEDVLKHLTRWDSTESKRVQGENISQTYQFVYSQNADLGFVALSQVRSGRITGYTKDIPTKLYRPINQGGVILSRSENKALAATFMTFLMRADTQAQIINMGYAE
- a CDS encoding Rieske (2Fe-2S) protein; amino-acid sequence: MFNKHLIPNAQNLPEGKALNIEVEKYRFVVTKQQGKIIAYENLCPHQKKPLHGASDSVLDDDEDYLKCHHHGALFSPLDGTCITGPCQGSHLKKATVGIEQGNCYLLIA